One stretch of Jiangella gansuensis DSM 44835 DNA includes these proteins:
- a CDS encoding beta-ketoacyl-[acyl-carrier-protein] synthase family protein has translation MTAQGRRRVVVTGIGAVTPLANDATGTWKALAEGRSGVREITTFDASAFPVRIAGQVTDFDLATAVPERRHRRYLSRGAGYGVAAAVEALAQAGPLDGDPYRRGVSVGGTVGRIELQQLADMSWLLESTGHRQIFRQSPAEVLERDQNVAPAVMADIGDCRGPFVSVSTACAGSAHALGEAYLRIQDGDADVMLAGGYDALTTWMDVLGFALLGALTQDSPDQPERACKPFDARRNGFVLGEGAVMAVLEEREHAIARGATVLGEIAGYASSLNAYRITDSPPDGGGAIRAMREALVDAGVQPDGIDYVVAHGTGTPGNDASETVAITEVFGPWAGQLAVSSPKSMAGHLTSAAAGLNLIAALGSIQDGLVPPTINLDRPDPALSLDYVPNVAASRPVRAALVNAFAFGGTNACFVVTGPGPRPGQESSR, from the coding sequence GTGACCGCGCAGGGCCGGCGGCGCGTCGTCGTCACCGGGATCGGTGCCGTCACACCACTGGCGAACGACGCCACCGGCACGTGGAAGGCGCTGGCGGAGGGGCGCAGCGGGGTCCGCGAGATCACCACCTTCGACGCCTCCGCCTTCCCGGTCCGCATCGCCGGCCAGGTGACCGATTTCGACCTCGCCACCGCGGTGCCGGAGCGCCGCCACCGTCGCTACCTCTCGCGTGGGGCCGGCTACGGTGTGGCGGCCGCCGTCGAGGCGCTCGCCCAGGCGGGGCCGCTGGACGGCGACCCGTACCGCCGCGGGGTGTCCGTCGGCGGCACCGTGGGCCGCATCGAGTTGCAGCAGCTGGCCGACATGTCATGGCTCCTGGAGTCGACCGGACACCGGCAGATCTTCCGGCAGTCCCCGGCCGAGGTGCTGGAACGCGACCAGAACGTCGCGCCCGCCGTCATGGCCGACATCGGCGACTGCCGGGGGCCGTTCGTGTCCGTCAGCACCGCGTGCGCGGGTTCGGCGCACGCACTCGGCGAGGCCTATCTGCGCATCCAGGACGGCGACGCCGACGTCATGCTGGCCGGGGGCTACGACGCCTTGACCACGTGGATGGACGTGCTCGGCTTCGCGCTGCTGGGCGCGCTGACCCAGGACTCGCCGGACCAGCCGGAACGGGCCTGCAAACCGTTCGACGCCCGCCGCAACGGGTTCGTGCTCGGCGAGGGCGCGGTGATGGCCGTGCTGGAGGAGCGCGAGCACGCGATCGCGCGCGGGGCGACGGTGCTCGGCGAGATCGCCGGCTACGCGTCCAGCCTGAACGCGTACCGGATCACCGACTCCCCGCCGGACGGCGGCGGCGCCATCCGCGCGATGCGGGAGGCGCTGGTCGACGCCGGCGTGCAACCCGACGGCATCGACTATGTCGTCGCGCACGGCACCGGCACGCCCGGCAATGACGCCAGCGAGACGGTCGCCATCACCGAGGTCTTCGGACCGTGGGCGGGGCAGTTGGCGGTGAGCTCGCCCAAGTCGATGGCCGGGCACCTGACCTCGGCGGCGGCCGGTCTGAACCTGATTGCCGCGCTCGGCTCGATCCAGGACGGCCTCGTCCCGCCGACCATCAACCTCGACCGCCCGGACCCGGCGCTGTCGCTCGACTACGTGCCCAACGTGGCCGCCTCCAGACCGGTGCGGGCCGCGCTCGTGAACGCGTTCGCCTTCGGCGGCACCAACGCATGTTTCGTGGTCACCGGCCCGGGGCCGCGACCAGGACAGGAGAGCTCGCGATGA
- a CDS encoding 3-hydroxyacyl-ACP dehydratase FabZ family protein, with amino-acid sequence MTTPLLDRTDLVRAAELAGLDTVLALEPGARGKATRNVPSTSAIFATHFPRFPVLPGVLILDDLARLAALVVDGAGSPERWSLAGATRIRYRRYVRPGDVAELSVEVVPGASDPVLRGTVRVDGAVVTTVGALTLRETATGGAA; translated from the coding sequence ATGACGACCCCGCTGCTCGACCGGACCGATCTGGTCCGGGCCGCCGAACTGGCCGGCCTGGACACCGTGCTCGCGCTGGAGCCCGGCGCCCGGGGCAAGGCGACCCGCAACGTGCCGTCCACGTCGGCGATCTTCGCCACGCACTTCCCGCGCTTCCCGGTGCTGCCCGGGGTGCTGATCCTGGACGACCTGGCCCGCCTGGCCGCCCTGGTGGTGGACGGCGCCGGGTCGCCGGAGCGGTGGTCGCTGGCCGGCGCGACGCGGATCCGCTACCGCCGCTACGTGCGGCCCGGCGACGTTGCCGAGCTGAGCGTCGAGGTGGTGCCCGGTGCGAGCGACCCGGTACTGCGCGGGACGGTGCGGGTAGACGGCGCCGTGGTCACCACCGTGGGCGCACTGACCCTCCGGGAAACGGCCACGGGTGGGGCGGCATGA